In one window of Bemisia tabaci chromosome 4, PGI_BMITA_v3 DNA:
- the Gmppb gene encoding mannose-1-phosphate guanylyltransferase catalytic subunit beta, whose translation MCGTDNKTSRVKALILVGGYGTRLRPLTLSRPKPLVEFANKPMLLHQMEALVAAGVTEVVLAVSYRAEQMEQELNTEAIKLGINLIFSHETEPLGTAGPLALAKSILGSTPEPFFVLNSDIICEFPFRDLLAFHKNHGKEGTIVVTKVEEPSKYGVVLCDEDGKIDSFIEKPQEFVSNKINAGMYILNPDVLKRIPLKPTSIEKEVFPFMANEGQLYAMELEGFWMDVGQPRDFLTGMCLYLSSLRHRQPNLLGSGDSIVGNVLIDPTAKIGEGCRIGPNVTIGPNVILEDGVCIKRSTILEGAIIKSHSWLSGCIVGWRCIVGKWVRMENITVLGEDVIVKDELYINGGQVLPHKSIASSVPEPQIIM comes from the coding sequence ATGTGCGGTACAGACAACAAAACTTCTCGAGTGAAGGCTTTGATTCTTGTCGGGGGTTATGGAACTCGACTCAGACCCCTCACCCTCAGTCGCCCGAAACCGCTTGTGGAATTTGCGAACAAACCAATGCTACTTCATCAAATGGAAGCGTTAGTTGCTGCCGGAGTGACAGAAGTTGTCCTAGCTGTTTCTTATCGGGCTGAGCAAATGGAGCAAGAGCTAAATACTGAAGCTATTAAGCTCGGCATTAACTTGATATTCTCTCATGAAACAGAGCCTCTCGGTACTGCTGGGCCTCTTGCTTTAGCCAAGAGTATTCTTGGGTCCACACCTGAGCCATTCTTCGTTCTCAACTCTGATATTATTTGTGAATTTCCATTCCGAGACTTGCTTGCATTCCATAAAAATCATGGCAAAGAGGGGACCATAGTTGTTACTAAAGTGGAAGAGCCATCTAAATATGGTGTGGTTTTGTGTGATGAGGACGGCAAAATTGACAGTTTCATTGAGAAACCACAGGAGTTTGTATCAAACAAGATCAACGCTGGCATGTACATCTTGAACCCAGATGTATTGAAACGGATCCCACTGAAGCCAACCAGTATTGAGAAAGAAGTTTTCCCTTTCATGGCAAATGAAGGCCAGCTGTACGCAATGGAACTTGAAGGCTTTTGGATGGACGTCGGACAGCCTCGTGACTTTCTGACAGGTATGTGCCTGTACCTTTCCTCTTTACGCCATCGTCAACCTAATCTTCTCGGCAGTGGAGACAGCATAGTTGGCAATGTTCTCATTGACCCTACGGCAAAAATTGGTGAAGGTTGCAGAATTGGCCCGAATGTCACAATTGGACCAAACGTTATTTTGGAAGATGGCGTCTGTATCAAGAGGAGTACCATTCTGGAAGGTGCCATTATCAAATCTCACTCATGGCTCAGTGGGTGTATTGTGGGCTGGCGATGTATTGTTGGCAAGTGGGTTAGAATGGAAAATATTACTGTTCTAGGTGAGGATGTCATTGTTAAAGATGAATTGTACATTAATGGCGGACAAGTTTTACCCCATAAATCAATCGCAAGTTCAGTACCTGAACCTCAAATCATTATGTAA